The following proteins are encoded in a genomic region of Triticum dicoccoides isolate Atlit2015 ecotype Zavitan chromosome 1B, WEW_v2.0, whole genome shotgun sequence:
- the LOC119306509 gene encoding em protein-like isoform X1: MASGQQQRSQLDRKAREGETVVPGGTGGKSLEAQEHLAEGAYGHDAWRSRGGQTRREQMGEEGYSEMGRKGGLSTNDESGGERAAREGIDIDESKFKTKS; the protein is encoded by the exons ATGGCTTCCGGTCAGCAGCAGAGGTCGCAGCTGGACCGCAAGGCCCGCGAGGGCGAGACCGTCGTCCCCGGCGGCACCGGCGGCAAGTCCCTCGAGGCGCAGGAGCACCTCGCCGAAGGTGCGTACGGGCATGATGCAT GGCGCAGCCGCGGCGGGCAGACACGCAGGGAGCAGATGGGGGAGGAGGGGTACAGCGAGATGGGGCGCAAGGGCGGGCTGAGCACCAACGACGAGTCCGGCGGCGAGCGCGCCGCCAGGGAGGGCATCGACATTGATGAGTCCAAGTTCAAGACCAAGTCCTAG
- the LOC119306509 gene encoding em protein H2-like isoform X2 gives MASGQQQRSQLDRKAREGETVVPGGTGGKSLEAQEHLAEGRSRGGQTRREQMGEEGYSEMGRKGGLSTNDESGGERAAREGIDIDESKFKTKS, from the exons ATGGCTTCCGGTCAGCAGCAGAGGTCGCAGCTGGACCGCAAGGCCCGCGAGGGCGAGACCGTCGTCCCCGGCGGCACCGGCGGCAAGTCCCTCGAGGCGCAGGAGCACCTCGCCGAAG GGCGCAGCCGCGGCGGGCAGACACGCAGGGAGCAGATGGGGGAGGAGGGGTACAGCGAGATGGGGCGCAAGGGCGGGCTGAGCACCAACGACGAGTCCGGCGGCGAGCGCGCCGCCAGGGAGGGCATCGACATTGATGAGTCCAAGTTCAAGACCAAGTCCTAG